The stretch of DNA AGGGCGCGCGGCGCGCGCAGGCCTAGCGTGCTCCTCTCGGTCCTGATCCCCGCGCACAACGAAGAAGGCGCGCTCGCCGAGACGGTCACCGCGCTCGCCGAGCGGCTCACCGGTGCGGCGATCCCGTTCGAGATCGTCGTCGTCGACGACCACTCCACCGACGGAACCGCCGCCGCGGCCGCGCGCGCCGCCGAACGGATCCCGAGCCTGCGCTGCGTGCCGAACGCGCGCCGTCCGAAGGGCTTCGGCAACGCGATCAGCACCGGGCTCGAAGAGTTTCGCGGCGAGGCGGTCTGCATCGTGATGGCCGACGCCTCGGACGACCCCGGCGACGTGGTGGCCTACTGGCGCGCGATCGAAGCGGGGCACGACTGCGCGTTCGGAACGCGCTTCACGCGCGCGGCGCGCGTCGTCGAGTACCCGCTCCCCAAGCTGATCCTGAACCGCGCCGCGAACGCGTTCATCGCGCTGCTGTTCGGGATCCGCTACAACGACGTGACGAACGCGTTCAAATGTTACCGGCGCGAGGTGATCGCCGGCGTGCAGCCGATCCTCTCGCACCACTTCAACATCACCGTCGAGCTGCCGCTGAAGGCGATCGTGCGCGGTTACTCGTGGACGGTCGTCCCGACGAGCTGGTACAACCGCAAGCACGGCGTCTCGAAATTCAAGATCAAGGAGATGGGGAGCCGCTACTTGTTCATCGTGCTGTACGCGCTGATCGAGAAGTGGCTCTCGCGCGGCGACTACCGGCGCGCGGCGCCCACGCCGGCCGACGCCGTGCAGCGATGAACGGCGAGCCCGGCGACGAGCTGCGCGCGTACGTTCGGCGGCTCGAGGCGGAGCGCGACGAGCTGCTCGAACGGCTGGAGAACGTCGATTTGTGGGCCGAGCAGACGCGCGCTTCGGCCGAGGCGGTGCGCCCGCTGCTGCGCTCGATGCAGGAGAGCAAGTTCTGGAAGGCGCGCAACGCCTGGTTCGCGCTGAAGCACCGCCTCGGCATGCACCCCGACGGCGCGCAACCCCCGGTCGACCTGATCGTCGCCGACTACGCGCCGCTGCTCTCGAAGCGCTCGGCGTACGAGCGCTGGCTGCGCGCGCACGACCTGCGGCGCAGCGACGAGGAGGTCGTCCGCCGGCTCGCCGCGCTGCTCCCGCACCGGCCGCTGATCAGCGTGATCGTTCCCACCTACGAGACGCCGGAGCGCTACCTGCGCGCGGCGCTCGACTCCGTGCTGGAACAGCTGTACGAGAACTGGGAGCTGTGCGTCGCCGACGACGCCTCGCGCGATCCGGCGGTGCGCGCGACGCTGCAGGAGTACGCGGCGCGCGAGCCGCGGGTGAAGCTCGTGCTGCGCGAGCGGAACGGGCACATCGCGGAGGCCAGCAACAGCGCGCTCGCGCTCGCGAGCGGCGAGTTCGTCGCGCTGCTCGACCACGACGACGCCCTCACCCGCGACGCGCTCTTCCACGTCGCGCTGCTCGCGAGCGAGCATCCCGAGGCGGACTTCATCTACAGCGACGAGGACAAGATCGACGACCTTGGCCGCCGCAGCGAGCCATACTTCAAGCCGGACTGGTCGCCGGACTCGTTTCTGGCCCGCATGTACGTCGGTCACCTGGCGGTCTTCCGGCGCGCGCTCGTCGAGGAGGTGGGCGGGTTCCGGCCGGGCTTCGAAGGGAGCCAGGACTACGATCTCGTCCTGCGCGTGACCGAGCGCACCGACCGCATCTTTCACATCCCGCGCGTGCTCTACCACTGGCGGACGCATCCCGAGTCGACCTCCGCCGAGACCGGTTCGAAGACCTACGCGTACGAAGCCGGCCGGCGCGCGCTCGAAGAGGCCCTCGCGCGGCGCGGCGAGCCCGGTCGCGTGGAGCAACTGCCGGAGCCGGGCAGCTACGTCGTGCGCTACGAGATCAAGGAGCGCGGCAAGGTGAGCGTGATCGTGCCGACGCGCGACCACGGGGAAGACGTCGAACGCGCGTTGAGCTCGATCTTCGCGCGCGCCTCGTACGAGAACTTCGAGGTGCTGCTGATCGACAACGGCTCGCGCGACCCGCGCTCGCTGGCGACGTTCGAGCGCTGGGCCGCGGCGGAGCCGCGCGTGCGGCTTTTGCGCTACGACGTGCCGTTCAACTTCGCGCGGATCAACAACCATGGCGCACGACTCTCCGCCGGAACGTATCTGCTGTTCCTGAACAACGACACCGAGGTGCTGGCCGAGGACTGGATGGAGGGGATGGTCGAGCAGGCGCAGCGCCCCAGCATTGGCGCGGTCGGCGCGAAGCTGCTCTATCCCGACGGCACGGTGCAGCATGCCGGGGTCGTCACCGGGATCGGCGGCGTCGCGGGGCACGCGCACAAGTACGCCGACGCGGCGTCCGGGGGGTACTTCAACACGCTGCGCACGACGAACAACTACTCGGCGGTGACCGCGGCCTGCATGATGGTGCGGCGCGAAGCGTACGAGCGAGCGGGCGGTTTCGACGAAGCGCTCGCGGTCGCGTTCAACGACGTGGACTTCTGTCTCAAGCTGCGCCGGCTCGGGCTGTACAACGTCTACCTCGCGCACGTCGAGCTGCTGCACCACGAGTCGAAGAGCCGCGGCTACGAGGACACCGCCGAAAAGCGCGCGCGTTTCGAGGCCGAGCGGCTGCTCATGATGCGGCGCTGGCGCACGGCGGAAGCGAGCGATCCCCACTACAGTCCGCATCTCTCGGTCACCGCGGAAGACTACTCGCTGCGCGCGTGAGAGCTGCAATTCAGGAAGGAGCCCGGCCGCCGGCCGGCTTAGTACGTGAAGCCGTTTCGGCGCCGCTCGCATGGTGACATCATCCGTCTACGCGCCTCACGGAGAGGTGCGCTCCCGCCGATTCGTCGACTTGATTCGCGTCACCGCGATTCGAGCGCTGATGGTGCGCTATCGCGGCACCGCGTTCGGCGTGCTGTGGTCGTTCGCCAACCCGGTGCTGATGACGCTGATCTACACGGCGATCTTCGGGACCGCGTTCAAGCGCTACTACGACGGCTCGTTGACGCGCTACCTCGTCTCCGCGTTCGTCGGGCTGGTCGTCGTCTCGTTCTTCCTGGCGACGACGAACGACGCGCTGCCGTCGGTCGTCAACGCCGGCTCGCTGATGAACAAGATCGCGATCCCGCCGATCGTCTTCCCGATCGCCTCGGTCGCCGCGAACCTCTTCCAGCAGCTCGTCACGACGTTCCCGATCCTGTTCGTGCTCTCGATCGTGCTGACGCGGGATCCGGTGCGCGTCGCGCTCGTCCCCGTCGTGCTGGCCGCGGTCGTGGTGCTTTCGGCCGGGTTCGCGCTGGGATTGGCGGCGCTGTTCGTCTTCTTTCGCGATCTGCCGAACCTGTGGCAGGTCGCGGGCTTCATCCTCTGGCTGAGCAGCCCGCTGTTCTATCCGGTTCAGCTCGTTCCGCCGCAAGCGCGGACGTGGTATTCGCTGAACCCGATCGGTGAGGCGATCGCCGCGGCGCGCGAGGTCACGATCGCGCGCGGACCGCTCGATCCGTACCCGGTCCTGTTCACGATCGCCGCCGCGCTGGTCGCGCTCGCGCTGGGAGCGTGGCTGTTCCGCGCGACGCGCGACGATTTCATGGACCTGCTCTGATGTCCGCCGCGATCGAGCTGCACGACGTCACCCTCGTCCGCCGCACGCAGGAAGAGCTTCACTACGACTTCAAGCGGACGGTGCTCGACCTCGTGCGCGGTCGCCGGCGCCGCCCGCGCCGGCGGACGGTGATCGACAACCTCACCGCGTCGATCGGCCAAGGCGTCAAGCTCGCCGTGATCGGCGCGAACGGCAGCGGAAAGTCGACCGTGCTGAAGCTGATCGCCGGCGTGCTGCGCCCGACGCGCGGTTCGGTCGAGGTGCGCGGCACCGTCGCGCCGCTGATCGAGCTCGGCGTGGGTTTCGAGCCGGAGCTCACGCTGATCGACAACGTGATCTTCTACGGAATCCTGCTGGGACACGAGGAGGCGACGGTCCGCGCGCACGCGGAGGCGATCCTCGAGTTCGCCGAGCTGACCGAGATGCGCGACGAGCCGACCAAGACGCTTTCCTCGGGAATGTCGGCGCGGCTGGGCTTCGCGATCGCGACCGAGTGGCGCCCCGACATCCTGCTGCTCGACGAGGTGCTCTCGGTCGGCGACGAGCGCTTCCGCCGCAAGTGCGCCGCGCGGCTGGACCGCTTTTGGGACGCGCACTCGACGATCGTCGTCGTCTCGCACGACCTCGACTACGTCGTGCGCACCTGCGAGCGCGTGATCTGGGTCGACCACGGCGTCGTGCGGTTCGACGGCGCGGTCGCGGAAGGCGTCGAGCAGTACCTGAAAACGGTGCCGTTCGGCCCCGGCTACACGCGCGGCGAGGAGCTGCTCGAGCTCGCGCGCGAGAACCAGCGCGGCGAGATCCTCGTCCGCGGCCTCTCGCCAACCGAGCAGGGACGGAAGGTGTACCTGATCCGCGACGGGATGCGGCACTGGGTGACGCACCCGAGCTGGTACGTGAAGAGCGGGTACGCGTGGGAGAACGTGCTGCACGTCGACGACGCCGCGATCCTGGAGATTCCGGAAGGCGATTACCTGACGTGAGCGCCGAGGCGGAGACGACGATCGCCGAGATCGTCGGCTCGGGCCGGCGCGTATTGCACGCCGGCTCCGAGGCGGCGAGCATCGTGACGCTGCTGCGCGAGGCCGGCAACCCGGTGATCTCGCTCGATCCCGCCGAGCTGGAAAGCGAAGCCCGGCGTGCGCGCGAAGCGTACGACGCGGTGGTCTTCGCCGGCGCGCTCGAATCGCTGCGCGATCCCGCGCGCGCGCTGACCGCGTGCCGCCGGCTGCTGCGCGAGGGCGGCGTCGTCGTCGCCGCGCTGCGCAACGTCGCGCACGGCGCGGTGCGGCTGGCGCTGTTGCACGGCCGCTTCGACTACCGCGCGCTGGGGATTGCCGAGGCGCCGCCGGTGCGGTTCTACACCCGCGCGTCGGCGCTGCGGCTGTTCGCGGAAAGCGGGCTCGCGACGACGCGCGTCGAGCGCACGACGGCGCCGGTGTTCGGCGACTCGCCGCTCGTCCCGCGCGTGCGGCGCAACGACTTCGATCCGGCGCTCGTCGCCGAGGTGCTCGGCGACGAAGATGCCGAGACGCTGCAGTTCGTGATCGCCGCCGAACCGCTCGGCGACGCCGAGGCGCTCGCGCTGCTGCGCGCCGAGGTGGCGCGGCTCGAGCGCGGGTTGGAGACGCCGAGCGCCGAGTGCGGTGAGGAAATCGATCCCGCGCACGCCGCGAGCGAGCGTCTCGCCGAGCTCGAGCTGGTGCGCGCGGAGCGCGACGCGCTCGCGGAGCGCGTCGCGATGCTCGACGATCTGCTCGCCGTCGAGCGCGCGACGCGCCTCGACGTCGAGGACGCGTGCGAGCGCATCGAGCGCGTCGCGCGCAGCCGCTTCGAGCTGGCGCGCGAGGACGAGCTGGCGCGGCTGCGCGCGCGCTCCACCGCGGTCGAGCTCGAGCTGAAGCTCGCCCGCCAAGCCGCGCGCCGCGTCGAATCGCCCGCGCGCCGGCCGCCGGCGCGCGCGCCGCTCTCGGCCGACGCCGTGCGCGGCCTGCTCGGCGGCCGGCGGACGCTGGAGGTCTTGCCGCCGCCGGCCGCGGGCGAGAGCCCGCTGCGTTCGCGCTTGCGCCCGCTGCGCCGCCTGTTCCGGTTTCCACGATGATCGTGCGGCGCTTTCGGCACGCGGAGCAGCCGCGCGCGAGCGTCATCGTCCTCGTGTACGCGCAAGCAGAGTATCTCGACGCGGCGCTGCGCTCGCTGCTCGAGACCACCGATCCGGCCTTTCCCTACGAAGTCATTCTGGTTTTGAACGGCGCCGCGCCACACGTTGCGGCGGCGGCGCGGCGCGCGGCGCGCGGCGCGCGGATCGTCGAGGCGCCGGCGAACTTGGGCTTCGGCGGCGGCAGTAACTTCGGCGCCGCGCACGCGCGCGCGCCGTACTTGGTCTTTCTCAACGACGACGTCGTCGTGCGGCCCGGCTGGCTGGAAGAGCTGGTGGTGACCGCGGACGCGCGGCCCGACGCCGGCGCGGTCGGGAGCCGCATCCTGTTCGCCGGCGGCGAGCAGGTTCAGGAAGCCGGTTCGGTGATCTTCGCGGACGGCTCGACCGCGCCGCTCGGACGCGGCTTGCCGGCCGATTCGCCGCGCGCGCGCGCGGTGCGCGAGGTCGACTACTGCTCGGCCTGCTCGCTGCTGGTGCGGCGCGCGGCGTTCGAGCAGGCCGGCGGGTTCGAGCGCCGCTACTTTCCGGCGTACTACGAAGACGTCGATCTGGCGCTGAAGCTGCGCGAGCTCGGCTGGACGATCCTCTACCAGCCCGCCTCCGAGTTGCTGCACGCCGAATCGGCGAGCACGACGAGCGATTTCAAGGCGTATTTGTTTCGGCGCAACCATCGCACGCTCCGGCGCACCTGGCAACGGACGCTCGGCGAATTCGAACCGTCGCGCGGCGGCGATCCGAGCGCGCTCGCCGCCGCCGTGCGCCGCGCGCGGCGCGCGCGTGCCGAGCTGCTCGTCGTCGACGACCGTGTCCCCGATGCGGGCCTGGGCTCGGGCTACGGCCGCCTCGCGGAGCTGTTTCGCGATCTGGCCGGGGGCCGCTATGCGATCACGTTCTCTGCGACCGCCGGTCCGCCGGGCGACGGCGCGGCGGTCGGCGCCTGGGGCGTCGACGTCGCCGACGGCGACCTCGGCGCGCTGATCCGCGATCCCGCGACGCGCATCGACGTCGCGGTGATCAGCCGTCCGCACAACTGGGAGCGCTGCGCCGCGACGATCCGCAAGCACCATCCGGACGCTGCGCTGATCTACGATGCCGAAGCGCTCTTCCACCGCCGCATTCGCCTGCAGCTCGAGCTGGAAGCCGATCCGGCACGCCGTGATGCGCTGCAGCGCGAGCTCGAGATCGCGTACGAGCTCGAGGGCCGCATCGCGCGGCTCGCCGATCACGTCGTCTGCGTCTCCGCCGACGAAGAGCGCGCGCTCCGCGCGTTCGCGCCGCGTACGCCGATCGACTTGCTGCTGGCGACGACGGAGGGCGTCGTTCCGTCCCGGCGGGCTTTCGCGCAACGGCGCCCGCAGGCGCTCTTCGTCGCCGGCTGGATGGCGGGGCCGGGCTCGCCGAACGCCGACGGCTTGGAGTGGTTCGGCGCCGAGGTGATGCCGCTGGTGACGGCGCGCCTGCCGGATGCGTGCGCGATCATCACCGGCGCGAACCCGCCGCCGCAGGTGCTGCGGTTGCGTTCACCCGCGATCCGGTTCACCGGATTCGTCGATGATCTGCAGGAGCTCTACGCGAGCGCGCGGATCGCGATCGCGCCGCTGCGCTTCGGCGCCGGCGTGAAGATCAAGACGATCGAGGCGGTGCAGCACGGCGTCCCGGTGGTCGCGACGCCGACCGGCGTCGAAGGAATCGTGCTCGACGAGCCCGGCGGGGTCGTCGTCACGGAGGATGCGGCGCGCTTCGCCGACGCGGTCGTCGCGCTGCTCGGCGATGAGAACGCGTGGTCGAACGCGCAGCGCGCGGCGTTGCGGCAAGCCGAGCGGTGGCGGACCGCGCCGCGCCGCACCTGGCGCGACGTCGTCGAGGACGTCCTCGCGCGCCGCTCAGCGGCGCGACATCTCGCGTAGCGCGCGCAGCGCCTGCGCGCGCTCGCGGTCTTTCAGCCGGCAGACGTGGGTGACCGCGTCGCTGATGCGGCGCCGCACCCTCTCTTCGTCGACGGCGGCGCGCACGTACGCCGAGGTCGCGATCTGCGCGAGCCGCTCGCGCGCGACCTCGCCCGCGCGCAGCGCGCGGTGCTCGCGCTCTTCGGCTTCGGCGAGCCGCGCGCGCAAGTCGGCGACGTAGCCGTCGCGCACCGAGAGCTCGCTGCGCAGCGCGTCGACTTCCCGCTGCAAACGGTTCAGCTCCGCGGTTCGCTCGCGCGATTCGTCCATCGCGGGCAGGTTCCGAACCGCCGCGCCCGAGTCCCGCCCGGCGGCGCGCTCAGCGCCGCGCGAGCAGCGTGAGCGGCGGACCGGCGGGGCGCACCGTCACGCCGTCGGAGCCGAGCACGACGATGCGCAGCGGCGTCCCGTCGCGCGCGACGTACGTCCCCGGGAACGAGACGCTGAAGCCGCAGTACACGTGGTGCTCGCCGAGCTCCTCGGCGACGTCCTGGCGCTCGAAGCCGTACGCCGCTTCGACGACGTGCTCCCCGACCAGCGCGAAGGCGGCGACGGCCGGCGTTTGCGTGACGGTGTCGGCGGCCCAGCCGTCGATGCGGATCACCGCGTCGCGCGGAACGTGGAGCGTCGAGCCTTGAATCGGCTCGGTGCGGCCGCTCTCGTCGGTCCAGGTGTCGATGCAGCCGCCGGCGGGCTCGACGTCGGCCAGCGGAACGGCCGCGTTCAGCCGGAAGCGCGCGCGCGCCAGCTCACCGGCCCGATCGCCCGCGACGACGAGCGCCAGCGCGTGCTCGCCTGCGGCGAGATCGACGGTCGCGAGCGACGCGCTGAAGCCGGAACCGGCCGCCGACGGATCGCCGAGCGCGCCGGCGACGTCCGGGCGCGGGATGCTGCGCTCGATCGCGTGCTCGGGGCCGCCGTCGATGGTGAGCGCGAAGCTCGTCGCGTTGCCGGGATGATGAGCCCACCCCCGGACGACGAGCACGTCGCCGACGCAAGCGGTCGTTCCGGGCGGCGCGTCGGAGAGCGGCAGGAGTTGGATCTCGTCGATCGCTCCGGTAGCGGGTCGCATTCCGAGACGCGTTTTGGCGAGGACGCGCACGGTTCCCCGTGGCTCGGCCCGTGAAGGAGTCGATCGAAGCCCCGGCGACCTCATTCGTCCGTGCTCCACGAACCGTTCCGCCGGATACCGCTCGCTCTCTGCTTCGCCGCCGCGCTGGCCTCGTGCAGCTCTCCGCCGGCGTCGATCTCCGACCCCGGTCCGGCATTCGTGCGCGTCGGTTCCGAGCAATCGATCTGGTATTTGCCGGCCGGCACGGCGACGTACTGTCTGGTCGCCGACCCCACGCAGATGAACGTCTTCGGCGGCTTCGGCCGCGTCAAGCAGGTCGACGCCGGCGCGACGATCGCCGGCCGCAGGCTCGACGGAACGTGCCGCTATCCCGACGGCGTCTACGAGATCGCCGGCACGGCGTACCGGCTGCACGGCGACGCGTTCTGCCGCGAGCGCCGGCCCGAGAAGCACGCGACCTCGCTACCGGCGGGAACGGCGGTCGGCGTCTCGCGCCGCGACCTCGGGCGCTGCGCTTCCGGCTGATCAGTCCGCGACGCCGGCGCGGGCGTTCTCGGCCAGAAACTTCTCGAAGTAGACTTCGTTGCAGACGTCCTCTTCGATGTCCGCGACGATCGGCTCGGCGCTGAGCGCCGCGACGGCGCGTCCGTCGTTCGGCGCGGCGTACGCGCGGAAGAACGAGTGCATCACGCGGTCGACCGCCTCCGCGCTGACGGTGCGGCGATCGGCCTCGAAGCCGTCGTTGCCGTCGAACCCGACGACGATCTCGTACGACGGAAAGTAGTCGACGAAGTCGTAGCGCGCGCGCATCTCCTCGGCGGCGACGCGCAAGACCGCTTTGGACCAGAACGTCGACTGCGCGACGTGCCGCGGCTCCATCGTCGCCGCGAGCGGAACCGGCGAGACGGTGAGGATCACGCGCAGGTTCCGGTTCAGCGCGCGCGCGATCTGCAGAAACTCGTCGAGATACTGCACGTTCTCGGCGACCGAGAGGTTCCGGAAGCGATAGCGCTCCGCATCGAACGTCCCCACCCCGGCACCCGGGCAGAGCGGGAGCGCGGCCTCGTCCGCGGTGCAGACCCACGTTTCGGTGAGGCCGAGCGTGAAGACGAACACTTCGCTTTCCGCGAGCATGCGGCGCACCGCGGCAAGGTGCTGCTTGCGGTCGGCCTCGAGGGCGGCGACCGAGGCGAAGCCGCCCGGCTCGACGCGCGGCCGGAACGGGTCGGCGAAGCGGTCCTTCAGCGGCCACGGCGGCTCGGACGGCTGGAACGCGCCGGTCGCGCGGCGCGCGAGCTGCACCAGCTGCAGCGTCGTGTAGATGTCGCCGAAGCGCGCCGAGTACGCGCCGTAGTTACGCTTGCGGCGCTGCTTGGCCGACTCCCACACCGGCCCGGGCTCGGCGACGAAGTACGTGTAGCCGGAGGCGCGCAGGCGCTCCGCGATGCGCTG from Candidatus Eremiobacterota bacterium encodes:
- a CDS encoding ABC transporter permease; this encodes MRSRRFVDLIRVTAIRALMVRYRGTAFGVLWSFANPVLMTLIYTAIFGTAFKRYYDGSLTRYLVSAFVGLVVVSFFLATTNDALPSVVNAGSLMNKIAIPPIVFPIASVAANLFQQLVTTFPILFVLSIVLTRDPVRVALVPVVLAAVVVLSAGFALGLAALFVFFRDLPNLWQVAGFILWLSSPLFYPVQLVPPQARTWYSLNPIGEAIAAAREVTIARGPLDPYPVLFTIAAALVALALGAWLFRATRDDFMDLL
- a CDS encoding glycosyltransferase, translating into MIVRRFRHAEQPRASVIVLVYAQAEYLDAALRSLLETTDPAFPYEVILVLNGAAPHVAAAARRAARGARIVEAPANLGFGGGSNFGAAHARAPYLVFLNDDVVVRPGWLEELVVTADARPDAGAVGSRILFAGGEQVQEAGSVIFADGSTAPLGRGLPADSPRARAVREVDYCSACSLLVRRAAFEQAGGFERRYFPAYYEDVDLALKLRELGWTILYQPASELLHAESASTTSDFKAYLFRRNHRTLRRTWQRTLGEFEPSRGGDPSALAAAVRRARRARAELLVVDDRVPDAGLGSGYGRLAELFRDLAGGRYAITFSATAGPPGDGAAVGAWGVDVADGDLGALIRDPATRIDVAVISRPHNWERCAATIRKHHPDAALIYDAEALFHRRIRLQLELEADPARRDALQRELEIAYELEGRIARLADHVVCVSADEERALRAFAPRTPIDLLLATTEGVVPSRRAFAQRRPQALFVAGWMAGPGSPNADGLEWFGAEVMPLVTARLPDACAIITGANPPPQVLRLRSPAIRFTGFVDDLQELYASARIAIAPLRFGAGVKIKTIEAVQHGVPVVATPTGVEGIVLDEPGGVVVTEDAARFADAVVALLGDENAWSNAQRAALRQAERWRTAPRRTWRDVVEDVLARRSAARHLA
- a CDS encoding glycosyltransferase family 2 protein; this translates as MNGEPGDELRAYVRRLEAERDELLERLENVDLWAEQTRASAEAVRPLLRSMQESKFWKARNAWFALKHRLGMHPDGAQPPVDLIVADYAPLLSKRSAYERWLRAHDLRRSDEEVVRRLAALLPHRPLISVIVPTYETPERYLRAALDSVLEQLYENWELCVADDASRDPAVRATLQEYAAREPRVKLVLRERNGHIAEASNSALALASGEFVALLDHDDALTRDALFHVALLASEHPEADFIYSDEDKIDDLGRRSEPYFKPDWSPDSFLARMYVGHLAVFRRALVEEVGGFRPGFEGSQDYDLVLRVTERTDRIFHIPRVLYHWRTHPESTSAETGSKTYAYEAGRRALEEALARRGEPGRVEQLPEPGSYVVRYEIKERGKVSVIVPTRDHGEDVERALSSIFARASYENFEVLLIDNGSRDPRSLATFERWAAAEPRVRLLRYDVPFNFARINNHGARLSAGTYLLFLNNDTEVLAEDWMEGMVEQAQRPSIGAVGAKLLYPDGTVQHAGVVTGIGGVAGHAHKYADAASGGYFNTLRTTNNYSAVTAACMMVRREAYERAGGFDEALAVAFNDVDFCLKLRRLGLYNVYLAHVELLHHESKSRGYEDTAEKRARFEAERLLMMRRWRTAEASDPHYSPHLSVTAEDYSLRA
- a CDS encoding glycosyltransferase family 2 protein, which codes for MLLSVLIPAHNEEGALAETVTALAERLTGAAIPFEIVVVDDHSTDGTAAAAARAAERIPSLRCVPNARRPKGFGNAISTGLEEFRGEAVCIVMADASDDPGDVVAYWRAIEAGHDCAFGTRFTRAARVVEYPLPKLILNRAANAFIALLFGIRYNDVTNAFKCYRREVIAGVQPILSHHFNITVELPLKAIVRGYSWTVVPTSWYNRKHGVSKFKIKEMGSRYLFIVLYALIEKWLSRGDYRRAAPTPADAVQR
- a CDS encoding GSCFA domain-containing protein, with amino-acid sequence MKFPYAGLPDFQIWSRALADRSAGFVDPQHAGRFTVDRTTRIASAGSCFAQRIAERLRASGYTYFVAEPGPVWESAKQRRKRNYGAYSARFGDIYTTLQLVQLARRATGAFQPSEPPWPLKDRFADPFRPRVEPGGFASVAALEADRKQHLAAVRRMLAESEVFVFTLGLTETWVCTADEAALPLCPGAGVGTFDAERYRFRNLSVAENVQYLDEFLQIARALNRNLRVILTVSPVPLAATMEPRHVAQSTFWSKAVLRVAAEEMRARYDFVDYFPSYEIVVGFDGNDGFEADRRTVSAEAVDRVMHSFFRAYAAPNDGRAVAALSAEPIVADIEEDVCNEVYFEKFLAENARAGVAD
- a CDS encoding methyltransferase domain-containing protein; translated protein: MSAEAETTIAEIVGSGRRVLHAGSEAASIVTLLREAGNPVISLDPAELESEARRAREAYDAVVFAGALESLRDPARALTACRRLLREGGVVVAALRNVAHGAVRLALLHGRFDYRALGIAEAPPVRFYTRASALRLFAESGLATTRVERTTAPVFGDSPLVPRVRRNDFDPALVAEVLGDEDAETLQFVIAAEPLGDAEALALLRAEVARLERGLETPSAECGEEIDPAHAASERLAELELVRAERDALAERVAMLDDLLAVERATRLDVEDACERIERVARSRFELAREDELARLRARSTAVELELKLARQAARRVESPARRPPARAPLSADAVRGLLGGRRTLEVLPPPAAGESPLRSRLRPLRRLFRFPR